Genomic segment of Malus domestica chromosome 15, GDT2T_hap1:
TGCTTATGGCGTgtgctccatgcaaggacatctcacggataagtgcccacaattgattgagaacggagggtgggagacactcaatgccgtgggctttgggaatcaataccaaccaaggaatgatcccttctctaatacatacaatccgggATGGAGAGattatccaaatttcaaatggagagaaccccaacaaggtcaacaacaaagtgcatttaggcaacaacccccgggtttctatcaaaaacCATTTGCACCCACACAACctcaagcacaacctgcccaaaacaaatcaggttcgtctattgataatgatcagatttttcaattactaacttctataGCGCTGGGAATGCAAActagggacaaaaaggtggacaagttggagaagcaagtaggGCAGATTGTGGAGTTCATGGGCAATTCCGAGAACAAGGAAAACTTCATAGTTCAACCGTTATGAATCCGAAAtgaggctttgaatctgccaaggcaatcatgctaaggagtggaaaagaagttggaactGATCCACAACCATCTAAATCAGCCCAAAGAGAATACGAGAAGTTGCAATTCAAAGAAGATGATCAAgccaaggccacggcaaggaaggaaGCACCCATGCCGCAGCCTCCTACATCCCCTAATCCATCCAATCCGTCCAAATCAGGTAAGATGGGTCCAATTTCAGTTAATACTAACCATATTCCACCCGATGTaccttttcctcgtaggtttatgcagtcaaagaaagaggaggctgaaaaggacattttggaaacatttagaaaagttcaagtcaatatcccccttttggatgcaattaagcaagtcccgaggtatgccaaatttttgaaagaactttgtaccactaggaagaggatttcgACCAAGGAAGTTGTAAAAGTAAGTGAAAACGTCtcagccatcttgcaacgcaaactgccccctaaatgcaaagatccgggtagttttacaattccttgtgtcattggtaagactcgttttgaatctgccatgttagacttaggtgcatctataaatgtcatgccatattcaatttatgcatctatgaacttaggaaagttgaaaaatgatggtgtaattaTACAATTAGCCaatagatctaatgcctatccaaagggagttttggaagatgttttagtgcaggttaatcatttaatcttcccggtAGATTTTTACGTGCTTGAGATGGACGagtcggaccatgccccttcattgcccatcctccttggaaggccattcatgaaaacggaccggacaaagattgatgtgtttaatggaacattgacgatggaatttgatggggaacttattaatttctatctttctgattctatgaaGTACCCTAGTGAGAATCATTTATGTTTtgctattgatataattgactctttggcgcaggaccattttgacaaattgaaggacgatgcacttgaattggtcattgcacgaggaatggacatGCAAAACATGGAAGCAGCAACCATGcaaacccacggcatgcatgaATTCTCCTTTGCGTGCCCCCTAGTGATGATGTtattgagatggtggctgcccttgaatcattgccacCACAATCTAGTAAGTTGTTGGACCCAATTTTAAGTTCAGTTTCGACTAATAAGATGCTTCCctcagttgtgcagccacctacacttgaacttaagcctTTGCCTAGTCATTTGAAGtacgttttcttgggagaagatGAGACGTTACCCTCATCATCTCAAGCTCACTCATGGCACAAGAAGAGGATAAGTTGGTGAGAGTGCTAAAGGAGTACAAAACAgcaattggatggacattggtcgACATAAAAGGAATCAGCCTtactacgtgcatgcatcgcatacttttggaggaggggtctaaaacatctcgagaggttcaacgccgactcaactctcctatgatggaagttgtgaataaggaaatcatcaagcttttagattgtggaGTAATCTATCCAATCTCAGATAGTAGatgggtttcgcccgttcaatgcattccaaagaaatctggagtgacaGTGGTAGCAAATGTCGAAAAAGAGCTTGTGCCTACTcgcattcaaaccggttggagggtgtgtatcgactataggaagctaaacgccaccacaagAAAGGATCACTTCCccttgccattcattgatcaaatgcttgagaggttagttggttatgctttctattgttttcttgatggttattctggttataatcaaattgtcatagcacccgaggaccaagaaaaaaccacgttcacatgcccttttggtacatttgcttatcgtcgcatgccttttggtttatgtaatgcacctgccacatttcaaagatgtatgatgagcatattttattattatgttgagaaaataattgaagtttttatggatgatttcagcgtttttggtgattctttttatggttgcttgcataatcttagtttgatcttaaaacgatgcgttgaaactaaccttgttcttaattgggaaaaatgtcatttcatggttaaacaaggcatagttttaggccatatcatctctgaaaacggtattgaggttgatagtCAAAGATAGATCTTGTGCGTCATTTACCCTCTCCTATTTCGATTAGAGAGGtccgttcttttcttggccatgcaggtttctatcgtAGGTTCATCAAAGACTTCTCAAAGGTTGCCCAACCTCTTTGCCAACTCCTACAAAAAatgtggcgtttgacttcaaTGGGGAATGCACGGCATCAGTCAACCAACTCAatgagttgttgaccacggtaccaatcattgtcccaccggattggagcctacctttcaagtagggctgggttcggttcttttcggttcggttttttgccaaaaccgaaaccaaaccgaaatttcagttcggttcggttcggcccatatttttttcggtttttttcggttctgtttttttttcggttcggttttttcggttcggtttcggtttttttcggttttttttttttttttttttcctccaaaaaatgaaaatttagatGTTATCCATAAGAGATTTACAACCCACCAACTgaacaaaacccacataaatgtttcaaagaattagACTTTCTAAGACCCTTTTGGAGCAACAAagtaaaaacccagaaaactttACCTTGCAAATCCAACAACCAGAGAAATGAAACCAGGTGGGCCTGCAAATTTTCCcgagaaacaaacagaaaaaaacAGGTCCAGTAACCTAAACAAACATCTGAGACAAGTGATATGATTCAGTACTTCTAAACTCCACCTTCTGTTATGAACTTATGTTTGCATACTGTTGTACTTTTTGGCATTGGGTTGTAAAGAACAATTAACAGCTACTTCATTGCTTCATCCAGCATCCCGAAAAATGTAAATGCTTCATCCAGAATTTAATCACCAGTGCAGACATGGCGAGACATGGCGAGAGTGCAGAACAAGCAAGCATCACAGTGCAGACATGGCGAGAGTGCAGAACAAGCAAGCATCACAGTGTagaaccaaattttttttttctcaaatcgAAGATCAGATTAAACGCCAAATCCATTAAAGCATAATCAAAACTAAAGTGCTTAACTTGACAGTCGctaatttcatttcaataacaaaAACACGAACCCAAATGAAATCGATCGAAATCAATCGACGTTTTGCATGATATCCTCTGCGGTGAACTTGGTGCCTTTGTCCTTGTCAGCGGCGGCGCGGCCCTTGGCCTTGCGGTCCAGCAGAGACTTGCGGTCCTTGTCGAGGCGGAGCTTGGTGATGACGACCTTGGAGGGGTTGATGCCGACATTGACGGTTGACCCGTTCACCTTCTCTCGGGTGATCCGCTCGATGTGGATGACCAACTTCCGGCGGTACACCTGGACAACCTTGCCTTCGCGGCCCTTATAGGTCCCACGCACGACCTGGACCTCGTCGTCCTTGCGCACCGGCATCGATCGGACATCTGGAGGAGAGGAGGCTCGGCGAGAGAGATGAGGCTCGGCTGCGCTGGGTTGGGGTTACACTGGAGGAGAGGAGGCTGGGAAcgagagagaggaagggaatgaaaaaaaataaaaggtatgGGTATGGTTGCTAGGGTTAAAAGGTTAAAGGGTTTTGTTAAGttctccaaaaaataaaaaaaacatctcAAACATCCTGGAGGATCGAACCCGTGCCTTGGGGCTTGAAAAGGTTCACCGAAACCAACTTAGCAACAAGGTATgttttgttatgattgtatgactaaactatttataatattttaaaaaaaaattaaatatatatatcggttcggttcggtttggttcggtttccgaacctcaaaaaccgaaaccgaaccggtcagattcggttcggttcggtttgacagtttcggttcggtgttttttcggttcggtttttttcggcctcggttcggtttggtttttggtttttttcggttttcggttttttgaacccacccctactttcaagcttatgtgtgatgcatccgattatgctttaggggctgttttgggacaaaggaaagacaagaggccgcatgtcatctatTATGCCTCACGGATgttgaatgatgctcaattgaattattccactacggaaaaagaacttcttgccgttgtctttgctttagataaatttagctcatatctaattggtactaaagtaattgttttcactaatcatgcagctttgaagtacttgctcaccaaaaaagACGCCAAGCCACGGTTAATTCGttggatgttgctacttcaagagttcgacattgagattcgagacaagaagggaagtgaaaacgtggtggctgaccacttaagccgaatggtgcataatgaagAGTCCCTACCTATTGTTGAAACATTCCCCGATAAACAATTGTTGTCCATCAAGGTAAGTGATGGAGGCTACCATTTTTGTAACCGCACCATTGAGGCGTTGttgaggaagtacaatgtcacccataaggtttctacaccttaccatccttaAATAAATGGCTAAGCCGAGGTTTCTaaccgagagatcaagcaaatcctagagaagaccgtggGTCCAACAAGAAAGGATTGGAGCATGCGCTTggatgatgcattgtgggcttatcAAACGGCCTACAAAACTCCTATTGGCATGTCACCTTTTCGGCTTATCTATGGTAAGTCATGCCATCTGCCCGTGGAGCTTGAGCACAAGGCATATTGGGCGGTCAAGACCTTTAACATGGATATTGATGCCGTTGGAGTACATAGGAAGCTccaattgaatgaacttgaCGAGATTAGGTatgaagcatatgagaatgctcggatttacaaggagaagaccaaggctttccatgacaagatgattcgtggcaaatcattctcaattgggcagaaagtgttactctttaattcccgccttcggttgtttcctggtaagttacgttccaagtgggttggtccgtttgttattactaatgtttttgtgcatggtgcagtccaaatctaAAGCATGAAAACTGGagaagaattcaaggtgaatagGCACCGATTGATGCCATACTATGacaactttgtggagcatgccgTAGGCTCCAATGGGGAGTGAATGTGtttttcgtccggctgcaagacgttaaagcaagtacTTCTTGGGAGGCATCCCATGCACTCAAcaaaagaagacctaggaatcactccaattccaaatTTGAGTTCctaacccttctctttgttgttgtgGTTTCGTTTCTGCAATGTTTAGTgtgtttagttgctgtttgtttgtttatgtgttttttttttttttttggtgagtttatgcttgaaacattgaggacaatgtttgatttaagtgtggggggggtaaataagtgcttttgatgcaaattcgtggggttttatcacccataacttccaaagttgttccttgctgtttttaagtgtttttaagttattttgatgcattttagtgtgttttgacataaaaatccgaaaatctcataaaaatttgaaaaattgttttgaaaaaccccaaaaagagttgtttttttatttgtttttgtgtgtttgtttgtgtcttagggtaccttccaacacaatgatgaggattcggtttgtaattgcatgactgttaaagagaattataaacatggatgaaagtttgatttactctttggtttatgcttggttgtggttataacttatgaattcacatgcaatcgtaaaggaaaaatcagtttttgtaacatgcttgaaggaaggaactcaaattaacgctacaaccttgtgagacttgagcctaaacgtttatttggagagttaataatctgtgcattcttgttttctaaagtcattgcatgatctcattattccttgcttggttactactttgaaggcgtttcatcatttagttccaaatgctagaactcatgccaatttcattcaaaacatgctattgatttgcataacacatgtTCAAGATGAaattgtgtagtgaccaccaccaaagccaaattgccgtgtgccctaattcattatatgtttaagtttaaccccgttgagccttgtgtagcctatgttctttgttaacccatactatcctcacctagcctagattaggaccatccatacccttgttcttgaagcatagtaaagcatgactcaattgaattccttttaatcaatgtattgcagaaaacaagtgtgggggaaaggaTTTGTtatgtgtgtgtgccaaagtctttaaagaggcacgggtagaaaagaaaagaaaaaaaaaagagagagaaaaattcgtgaagaaaagaaagaagaaaagaaaagttgtgaaaagaatggaaaagagttgaaaaagatgtgaaaacaagttctaaagtgttgattgttgaagaaagggtccaaaaagttgaatttgaccctaagtgttgcatgaatcctccccttgtgtttaaaagtgatttttgcattctaaagtgaattctaagttgcgatttcattactttgcttgctattgctttaagaacttttgttatccctatctttctttgttaaccaataccccaaacctcgttacaacccttgacttcaatcttgagtgttgtgtatttcaatttgtggagtttgaaattggtatgagcatatggtgtcactggttctcgcatctaagtagtagcattccattcatgagatcatatctaaacatgcttattaactctagaaattgctttctttgttatacatatatgtgagcgttcgttttcatgtctacatcaatcttctcacatataactagtatagggtgtgtagttagaaaatctgagtgaaaattgagtgcatatcttgtaaggaattgagcgaatTCTCTAAGGATTGTTattacattcaaaacatcattttaattgattaaatgtgaactagtaagtggtgactatgattaagtatgtgcttaagtgtaaagatgactaaaatctgtgggaatgatgatttttaacatgtcatgtgcattggaaatccctgaggcaaatgttggagggtttaggttgtgtttcgtttatttcgttttgttttgtttctttgttttgctcgaggactagcaaaagctaagtgtgggggaatttgataggagcatatttatgcaccttagttagctagttcttgtgcatttaagttgtttttccttagttatgtagtcttttaagccattttcgtttgttttcaggttttaagggcaaagtatgcaaaacaatgcattttggagctttttggagcaaaaattgagcttggaatggatatcacatgcttggagcaaaagcaatggacgaaattgaagatttgaagatgtgaggagtcctaattgaagaaggattcctagtcaacgaaggagtcctaattgaagaaggatttctaatcaaagatggattcctagaagaatgaggattcctactccaacaaggtttcctacttgaagtaggaaagttaagcctaaagttCCTATTTTGGGTtaatctttcctaaacctaaatggccttaagtttcaacaacattgaaggtttcctaagcatttttggacacaaagaaaggttctAGAACAATTCCCTATACCTGCCGCACCTAAGGCATTCTAGAAACcctttttccttgccttgcaaggcattctagaagccttatcctttcTTTCCATAGCTGCCGCACCTTTTGGCCTTTTCCCTTGAGGATTCTGATTGTttaagcctttttccttgtggatttggattCTACAAGTCCATATAtgatttccctagggttttagatgcctatatatattgatatttcaccctttgccgcacccacCACCCCTCATAATtcatcattcacgccagaaacacaTCCTTGTTTTTTGTCGTAGCCTTCATCACCATTCTTCCATAATTCCTGACCCTAAACACCatttgccgcaccacccatccatcctaaacactaccacaccatctcccatccattcctccatacacataacccccaaaacctgTCCCTAAGCCTTGTGCCGCGGCAAATAGGAAGGAGGAAaagccttggacgtgcttgctgttcaGTTTGGATCgctggagcgtttaggtgttttctttcttgtgttttcaatgtctaaatttgtttatctttccTTTGCgattatgaggaactaaaccccacttggctagggggaattcgaaaccatgttcatgcttgctatatgatttgattactttcaattgtgtttcataagttgtgaattcaatttacttatctatatgaattaaaactgatttgtgtgtgttggttgagagtgcacgcttaattttcatgcataaatctgatgctaggatataagggagtctcacctaatcgttatgaacttatattcacaagtagtaaaggttgttaatcacaatcacgttaagtaaatttttggcataagtttcatgtgctttcatagttacgagtgcctcgtcaatacttatgattttcattgaacgtaatgatctttgattgtatctttattatgcgctttcatgtagggaacttttgaggaataatttgattggGATGCgctttttccatccaattcattgacataaggaaaatctgaaagttaatttaagcgtatctaattaacttggggcgttgagaattcatgggttattgaaaagcaattggaaatcgttttgtatgtaagtgtgacatgtgtggagaagaatctcctagctagccaatcatccatctaattcacccaatttcgtctaAAATCAGTTTGAGtcattcttgttttattttatttgattttcgtccaaaaccaaacccccccccctttactttagagtgtctaactagttagaatatgttttagattgtgtttttaagtgttttgagtctaggaaaacccaaaattcgtccaaaagagtgttagagttcaaatctgcccagtttgtgttgtttaggcagatttgagtgttttgagttgttttagtgttttatagtttagttttgcattctttgagtctagtttagtgttttaaactttgttttatgtttttgagtcagttttaagtgttttagcaatccctcataatccccggcctagaacgatccctacttacatactttgctacaattgataaaaagagggtttaatttgtgtgcttatatatttcgcatcaagttaCTGAAATTCTTCGTTTTTTGCTActaatttcttcaatttcgatatgggttttgaatttttggttgCATTGTTGCGGAAAGATTGAAACTTGTTGGTTCTGGGCGGGTGTTCTGGAAATGCCCTACTTGTGTTTGGTTGTGAAATTTTTGATTCTTGGCGGCTTACGTTGCCAATTGCTTCGATTTTATGcgggtttttttatttgcattgtGTCTAAGTGCTTTGccctattttctgatttttaactATTTTCTTAATCTACCATTTTCGCTATGCATTTGTTGATTCTTGTCAGGAAAAGATACGTGTCAAACTTCTGATTCCTTTTTaagtcatgtataattttttgtacaaTTCAGCTGGCAATCGTGGGGGATATAATCTTTCCAAAGAAGTAAAAGATGCTGGTTTTGGCATTGATCCTGAATAAATTGCATCCTTTGCTCGATCTCATGATACGAAGGGTTTGGAAGGACACGGAGGAGTATCAGGATTAGCAGGAGAGGTTTCTGTATCGTTGAAAGATGGTGTTGTTTCAAGCAAGATACCTATTAGGCAGAATAGATTTGGCTTAAACCGATATGCAGAGAAACCTTCCAAGTggtttacatattttttttattattaaaatatttactgtcggttttatccgacagagAATGTTCTTGTTTATtctttattaataaattttatgtcggttatatccgacacaagttctgtcggttttagagtattttctgtcggttttatccgacagagaatgctcttatttattcattattaatatattctctgtcagttatatccgacacaatttCTGTTGGTTTTAGAGAATTTTTTGTCGAAAAATTCATTTCATGACGCTAGCaattctgtcgcttattatatccgtcactgcatccattttctatcggattttaagcaaaatccgacagtaatataagtttcttgtcggtttttgGACCGCCAGTTATAGGTATTTTTATAGTAGTGATTCTTTTCTAAAGTGCAACTTTGATTTATAATATTCACTTTTGTGTATGGATAGTTTCTGCTATCATATGTACTATCTCTTGCTGATTAATAAAGCATCTTatccaaaaataataatcatTAAGTACATATTGTAAATAGTATTGTaataagaatgtgattgtgcCACTTCATACtatggtctaatggtattcttcttcacttgtaagtgagaggtcttaggttcgattctcgctaagggcaaatttgaaccacattattgctggcccattgtgaggctaagccaaACCTTATATAAGGGTtcatttggatgtgcttttaaaatgactgaaagcgcttttaaagaaaatgttttttggttccaaaagcacttaaagtgcttcctggaagaagcacataacttgCAATTTTAAGTgctttaagtgcttttccatAATATACTTACAATTTTACTAAGaattagtttcaaaaatattttcaacaaaagcgctttcagtcattttaaaagcacatccaaacgagctcaaTATCTtttgttctaaaaaaaaaataataataagaatgtgattgtgtgaAATCTATAAATAGAAATCTAATG
This window contains:
- the LOC139192281 gene encoding large ribosomal subunit protein uL24z-like is translated as MPVRKDDEVQVVRGTYKGREGKVVQVYRRKLVIHIERITREKVNGSTVNVGINPSKVVITKLRLDKDRKSLLDRKAKGRAAADKDKGTKFTAEDIMQNVD